Genomic segment of Candidatus Bathyarchaeia archaeon:
CCCATCTGTGACAGCGTGTAGGCTAGGAATGCTCCTATTGCGAATAGAGGGATTAAAGCGTGGGTGTCTCCACTAAAAGCGACGATTAAAGCTCCAGTGCCGGCCGCGAGGAGCAGTATGCCATTAGTGAACACCAACCTATCCCCAAGGTTGGCTAGTTGACGTGGCATAAAACCATCAACCGCCAAGAGCGCTGCGAGGCGTGGAAAGCCCGCAAAGCTGGTATTAGCAGCTACCACCAGGATGAGCATCGTCGCAGCTTGAACCGTAAAATATAGGGGGTTAGTTCCCAGTAGGCGGCGGGCGAGGGCTGAGAGAATCGTTTCCTGAGACATGGGAACCACGGCTAGGGCTTGCGTTAACCCTACGCTTCCAAGGAATAGCGTGCTCATAAGTGAGGCCATGATGATGAGGGTTTGTCCAGCGTTCTTAGCTTCTGGAGATTTGAAGGCGGGGACACCGTTGCTAATGGCTTCAATCCCTGTTAACGCTGTACATCCCGTTGAAAAAGTGTGTAGTAGCAAAAATGGTGTTAGGGGCTGGGTCGCCTTGGGGGTTGCGGTGGTTAAAGGCGTCGTTCCGTGAGTGATGAGAAAGCCTAACCCATAAGCTAGCATGGGCATGTATCCGATTAGAAACAGGTAAACGGGGATGGCCATAGACAACCCCATTTCACGTAAACCCCGTAAGTTAAGCAAGGTAATTATGGATAGGAATAGGAGGGACATCTCAACCCGGTAGGGCCACAGCTCTGGGAAGGCTGAAGCGATTGCTGCCGCGCCCGCGGTAAGGCTTACCGCCGCTGTGAGTATGTAGTCGATGATCAACGCCGCTGCGGCCACCAACCCCAACCTTGTTCCCAAGTTCTCCCGAGCCACGGTGTAGGATCCCCCACCAGACGGGTAAGCGTGGACAGTTTGAAAATAAGATAAGGCGACCACGCTGAGCAAAATCGTTATAGCCAGAGCGATTGGCATTGAATAGGATAAGCCAATGCTTCCAGCCACAGCTAAACCTATGAAAATTTCTTGGTTGGCGTATGCGATGGATGAAAGCGCGTCTGGCGAAAACGCGGCGAGGCCCCTTGCCTTACCCAGTTTTTCATGCAGGAACCGCCGGGTTGGTAAGGGTGAACCGAGCAATAGATGCTTAATTTTATCCCGCATCTACCTTGCTTTACCTCCCTCTTTGAAGGAACCAGTTAAGTCCACCTTTAAGCCTGTCTGACAGTGACAATATAAGGTTTTATCGACTCCTTATTCTCCTCAAGGCTTGGCGATGCTGGATTATATGAGCTCGTTGTTATAGTTAAGAAGGTGGGTAAACTGGGTTAGCGTAAACGAGCCCATACTTAGATAATCTTATAAACTGGGGATTGAAGGAAACTTGAGGCAAATGGCAGGCGAAGAGAGGTTCACGTGTCCTGAATGCGGCCGCAGATCGATGGTCAAGGTTAAAAACGAAGAAAACAAAGGTACCTACACGTTGAAATGCCTGGAGTGCGGGTTGGTGTTAGGTCCTCTTCCCACGAAAAACGTTAAGGATCTAATATTGTAAAGACGGTTGAAGAATGGGAAGAGGAAAGCATGTTAAGAAGATAAAAGGGCATCTAATGAACAAAAATCGAGGTCGGAATCTTGCGCCACTAAATTACGTCTTTCCAAGCCATGCCCTCTCTGCTAGGTATTGAGTGTTCTAAACCTTAAAATATCACGTGGAGCCCAAGCCGCTCCATGAAAGCCTACTTGACACCCGCTCACCATCAAAGATGCGGACTCGGAGGTCTGGGCATTGAATGGAGTGTTAAGATAGACATCTTCCTGGTTTCCTGTTAACTATGGATCCAAAAGAGTTCGCGGCCAATCTGCGCATCCTAGAGACGCTGTTCGAAAATCCCATCTTGAGGAGATGCTTCAAAGCATCTCCGAGCTGAACATATATAAAACTGGAAAAACCCGTAAAGGCCTCTACCTATCAACGCCGTGAAATGGATGAAGGGACGAGGTAAACCCTTAACGAACAGCAGAATTGTCAGTTTAACTTCAATCCAAACGTATTGACAGTTTAAAGGTTCGTGGGAGAAGTTCAACGTTTATTTAGGAGCGGCTTTCACGGGGGCGGCTGTTCGAGCGTCAGCGTATATGGTGACCGTTTCCTTTGGGTTTGGATGCTCCTGAACGTAGGTGACTGGGCGATCCAAAGTTGGCGGATGCATGCAAGCGATTCTAAACGAGGCCAGCTGCCAGTTTAAGTCTCCTCCATCGCAGTAAAGCTCTATCGTCTTGGCTTCAAGTATGGGTTTCATACCGATTGTTACGGCTCTAGGTGGTAGGCCGTATGGGTTTCCACCGATTCCGCATAGGCTGTTGATGACGAAGGTGTCGGAGTTCAACTCTACGACCCTTGTCTTTGAGTTTTTAAACTCCTCAGGGGTCAGCCTCACGTAATATGTGTCCACCGGCTCGTTGAAGGCGATGTGTCCATGGTATCCGATGCCACCGTAGGCCGTATCCACCCCACCTAGCTCCCGAATCTTATCGTCAATCGCGTCTGGGTTGAAGGGATCTGGAAACCAGGCCTGATTCATTGGAATTCTTAACTCCTCTGAGATTAGGTTGAAAAGGTTCCTCTTCATAAAGCCCTTGAAGCTCATCGGGTGATCTTCCGGTATAGGCCTTCCCTGCCAGTCCAAGTATTCATCCATGTTGAAGGTCCAAACGTTTTTCCAGCTGATCCTCTCCCTGTTGGTGATCTCAGCCAAGATCGGGTATTGGGGTGTTGGGCCCACCGGTAGGATAAGCTTCGTCAACTCGCCTCTTTCGTTGTTCGCCTTAATTTTTTCGGCGATGGACTTCGCGAATGTCCGGTATAGCGTCTCAACATCAGGCAGGATCACGACTTTAACAGGACTCCAGCTGTCGATCTCCTCAGGCGGCATCGTTAAAAGCCTGTTCATATCTTCCTCCGTCAATACATATCGCTGTGGAATCCCTTTAAACCGAGGCAAATCAACCACTCCAACCCTCGTTTAACGCTTATTCCTTTAAAGCTAACCCAATAATTTAGTTAGCACTTGCTCCCTTTTCACGTTAATCATTTTTTACGGTTTCATGTTTAAGGGGGACATCTTCAACCGCAGCCCTAAACATCTTTAACCCACCCATCGCGCCGGCGATGAACGTTGCTGAGACCCCTAACCCTTAAATCGATCGTTATTCAAATCTCATATGCCGCTGTTTCACCTAAGTCGCTGATCGTGGAGCTTGACCTGTAAGTTAACATTGAGCCAGCTAAAGGTCCATCCTTCAGTTAACCCGCCTACACATAAAGTTAATAATATGATAGAATAAGGAGAGCTGAAACCTAGTATTCACGAAGGCTTGGGTTAAGATGAATTGGCGTGTGTCAATCGCGGCGGCTTTACTCGCGTTCTTACTCCTTATCCCCTCGCCTGCCTTGGGGAGAGATGTGTCTGAAACGATTACATTCCGTTGGATGGAGGAGGTTAAGGTATATGATTCCATCATCCCAGTTGAGGTATCGATTCCAACGACGCTAACCGTTGAAGGCCTTCCAGATCAAGCGAAGCCAGGTGAGGCATACACAGTTAAGCTTTCAGCCACGCTCCTTAAGGGTGCCCAAATAAAGATGGGAGAAGAGTCCTTCAACATAGACGAAGCATTGGCCTCGTCCAAGAAGTATGCGGGGGGCATTGATTTATCTTTGGTTAAACCATTGGTGAAAAAGGTTCTCGCGGACATCATCGCCGCTGAGCTGAAGCTTGAGGAAGGGAAGGCCAAGGAGCTTTCATCGACTCTCGCAGAGTACACGAACCTTGAGTTGAAGAGTAGCTTAGAGGTGGAGGTTGAGATTGAAGGGAAAGCCGCCGCGGATCCTAGAAAACTAAAACTCTGGTTTGACGAGCCAGTAAAAGGGAAAATCACCATAGGTGAGGACGCGGAGGAAAAGGTCACGTTAACCTACGTTTCCCAATGGGGGCTCTTTCTCACCATTGACTTCGCGGCCTCGGTGTACGAGAACCCAACGGTTGGACCTTTAATATCAAGGCTTTCAAGCCTGATCGGCCTACCTTTCGAAAGGGATCTAGGCAAATCTCGAGGAGATCAGACGATCAACCACTCGGTGATAATATATGTTCCGACTAGGCTTACCGCGACCCAGATTGGAATGATCGCAGCCCTCGTAGCGGCGGCCTGCATCATCGCCATAGCGTTGATAATCAAGCATCCGAGAAAACCTAAATGGCTTTAAGCCCTCAAATAATTTTTAAACCCCCGTGCCAAATATATCTTGGTCGTAAAAAATGGTGGTCGATCAAATAGACATAACGGATTTTCAGAGGCTAGACCTCAGGGTGGGCACGGTTAAGGAGGTGGAGAGGGTGCCTAACACCAAAAAGCTCTACAGAATTAAAGTAGACCTAGGGGAGCTTGGGGTTAAACAAACCGTCGCGGGGCTGGTGGAATACTACCAGCCTGATGAGCTCCTGGGCAAGAAAATCGTTTTTCTATCCAACTTAAAACCCATAAAACTGGCCGGTGAAACCTCAGAGGGCATGCTTTTAGCCTCGGAGAGAAACGGGAAAGTAGCCCTCCTGACCGTTGACAGGGATGTTCCAGATGGCTCAAAAATCAGGTGAAACAGTGAGCGGTGAAAGCGGAGAAGCGAAGCCTGAGGAAAAAGCCGTCGTCAGGAAGGGTGTGACTGAGCAAGAGATATTGGAGTTGATTAGAAACAGCCGTGACGAGGGCATCCTCCAATCAGAGCTTTGGAAGATGGTTAACGCTGACAGTAGGGAGGGTTCTAGGGCCATCCTCAGATTGGAGAAGAAAGGCTTAATCGTCAGGAGAAAGGAGCTTCATCAAGGCAGATGGACTTACAGGGTCATCTCCAAGCTGAAGTTCTCGTCAGTCGACTCCATCATAGATGTCCCATGCGCGTTCTGCGACCTTGAGTCGAAGTGCGGTCGGGCGGCGATCTTGTCCCCCACTCGGTGTGAAAGGCTAACCGAATGGCTTGAAAAACTGGTTAACTCAGGTTAAATTTAAACGGACACCTCTATGGGTAGGAAATCCGACGCATGGCTCAGGGAAAGGAGCAGGGACTATTACCGGAGGAAGGCCCTGGAGGAGGGTTACAGAAGTCGTGCAGCCTACAAGCTTATCGAGGCCGCTTCGAAAAGACCTTTGCTGGGTAGGGGGTTTAAGATTTTAGACTTAGGGTCGGCACCGGGCGGCTGGCTCCAAGTGGCTTCAGAGAAAACCGGTCGAAACGGCCTCGCCATAGGAGTCGATAAAAGGCCTATAGCGCCTTTTAAATCGAGAAACGTTAAAATCATCTTAATGGACGTGAAGAACCCACAGCTTACCAGCGTTGTGCTCAGCACGGCTAAGGGGAAGCTTCACACCGTCCTATCGGATCTATCCCCCAACATTTCCGGCGTCTGGGAAACAGATTCCGAGGTTCAGATGGACTTGGCTGAAACCGCCTTAAGGATCGCGGTGGAAACCTTGAAGCCAGGCGGCTGCTTCTTCGTAAAGCTGTTTCAAGGGCCTCGAACCAGGGAATTTTACAGGTCTGTTAAAAACCTCTTCGAGGAAGTCTCCTACTTTAAACCTAAAGCCAGTAAGTCCCGGAGCTCGGAAATGTACATCATGGCCATTAGCTTCAAACCTAAGGCCTCAACACGTACTTGATGAACTCGACGGGGGCGTCTGTTTTCAACCTATTACCTGGTATATGGACTCTGCAAGCCCTGTACCCTGAAGCCCTCAGCTTCTCGATAACCTCCTCTAACCTAGGTGGTTTAACCCTCAAAGCGCTTGAAAGGTCGTCTAAAACGTAGTGGGTGGGGGGCATTCCATACTCCCCCAGCATTCGGGTTAGCATATCCTTAATGTGTTTTTTGAGTCGAAACCTCCTTCTCTCGAGATCCTTCAAAATCGAGGCCACTGTATCCCTGTTTGAGATCTCCCCCAACCATAACGGTCCTATCAACCTCAGTTTGGAGCCACATGTCTCACATCTTCCGTTGACGATGGAGTTCGACTGTTCACGAAACCGGCATTGAACGCAGTGGAGAATGAACCCGATGTTTCGAAGGGAGCCATCCGCCTCTTCGGCCCCGTATCTCAAGACTCCGTAAACCCTTACATAATGCTTCCGGTGATAGCATAAGAGGGGTTTAAACCCCATTTTATGGATGGCTGCGACCCTGGATACGAAGGAAACCAGTATCCGAATCGCGTTTTCGAACGCGTACTCGGTTCTCAACGGCCTACTCCCATATCTTCGGTAGCATGCCTTTGAGGCCGCTCCAGTTAAAGCAGCTAGGTCTGTGGCGGTAAGGGCCAGTAGTCCTCCGCTTTTGAGGGCCCTCACCGATGAATCCACGTACGGCGCAGGCGACCCAAAGGGATCCACGTCCACCACGTCGAGACGTCGTCTAGGAGACGAGTGTAAAGCCAGGAACTGGTTCGCCTCCATGTTATAAACCTCCACCAAACTCGTTTGATGGTTTAACTCCACATTCCTCCGGGCCACCTCCACCGCCAATCCGTTGACGTCGTTTAACAGGATTCGCCCCATTCCACGCACCTCCAAGGCCCACCTCAAACCCCTCACCCCGCATCCCGCCATCAAGTCTGTCGCGGCTAATTTCACGCTCCTTGACCTCTGATGGTGTTGAAGCATCAAAACCGATATGTCTCTGTTCTCCTCCATTACAGGGTTGTAAAACACCTTCATTCTCCTCGTCGGGGCCTCGGCGAGCTCAGGCAACGTGAAAGTGGCCTTACCCTCTTTCATGAGGAGCGTTGACATCCTCCTCAACCTTCATCTCCGTTAAAATACCTGAAGGCTTTTAATCATAGCTGGTGGAGGTTCGTTGGGTTACGGCGTCATTTTAACCGGCAGCCCCGGCGTAGGGAAAACAACCTGTGTTTTAAAGGTGGTTCAAAGCCTTAAAAGAAGCGGAGTTCAGGTAGGTGGCTTTTACACCCAGGAAGTAAGGGTGGAGGGTAGGCGAATTGGATTTAAAATTGTCGACGTTCAGAGCGGACGTGAGGGCTGGCTGGCGAAAATAAATGGGGGGTCAGGGCCTCGAATTGGAAAATACTTGGTGATGCTGGGTGATTTGAACGAAATAGGTGTTGCAGCTTTGCGTAAAGCTTTAACGGACCCCAGAGTTCAGGTGATCGTCGTCGACGAGGTAGGTCCGATGGAGATGGTTTCCGATGCTTTTAAGAAAACCGTGGAGGAGGTGACGCGTAGAGGAAACGTGTTCTTATTTACCGTGCATTGGAGCATGGCGGATCGATTCGCGGTTAAGGCTCGGGAAAAAGCCGCGATAACCCTGATCCACCTCACCTATATAAACCGCGATGAGGCCCCAGCGAACATCTTAAACATCGTTAACAGCTTCCTCAGGGATCGAGCAGAGTAAACGAAGCCTACCGTTTTAAATTCACGATTTAGAGGGGCAAAAATCTCCTACCGGGCATATTTCACACCTGGGGTTAACCGCTCTGCACACGTTTCTACCGAACTCGATGAGGGCGATATGCGTTTTAACCCTATCTTCAGGGGGAACATGGGCCTCCAACGCCGCCTTCACCTCTTCATAGCCTGCTTTTTCGCCCGTCACGCGTAGTCGTTTTGAAACCCTTGAAATGTGCGTGTCAACAGGGAGAATTGGATGGCCCGCTGTGAAGGCGAGGAACACATCAGCGGTTTTAGGCCCCACTCCCGGGAGCTTCATCAACTCCTCGCGGGCCTCCTTAATGTTCATCCCCATTAACCCGTTTAGGGTTCCACCAAACCTTTTCTTCACCGTTAAGGCTATTTGATGAATTCTCCGAGATTTTATGATGTGGAGGCCTGCTGGCCTAATCACTTTTGAAAGCCTTTGAGGCCCTAAGGCGAGGATGTCGTCTGGTTTAAGGTGTCCTCGGCGCTTAAGGTTGTTTAACGCGCGGTCAACGTTTTTCCAGCTCGTGTTCTGGGATAAGATTGTCGCTACCAGCTGTTCAAATGGGTTTAAACCAAGTTTAAACCGCTTACCCCCATAATTTTCACCTATGATTTTCAACGCGAGGGCGACCATGCTGTTGCTGGGTTTGGAGGGCGATGAGGAGTTCAAGCAGCTCGACACACACATCTATCGGTTAATTCTTCATTAGAAACAGGTTTAAAGGCTTCCCGGCGAGGCCTACATGCCTTTCCCTTATAATTACCACGCTTTCCAACCCCTCGATATCCCCAGCCTTATTCAACCCTTTTTCAATCGAGCCGGGTATGTTTGAGCCTTGAACATGGTTGCATATGGATGTGGCGGCGGCGTCGGCCAAGGCGGCGTTTTCAGCTATCACGGTCACCGAGTCCGCTTCCCCGAAGGTTAACCCCCCACCTACGGTCGCAGAGCTCGTTCCCACCCCTCTTGGAAACTTCCTTAAAGTGAATCCAAGCCTACGGCCTATTGGTGTTCGAGGGCCGGCGTAAATCATCACATTCAACTGAGTCTGTGAGTAGACAGCAACCTCTCCCCCGTTTTCTATGATGGCGGTGGATGGACGATACTTCATAACGCCGTTTAACGCCTCATCTATGATGGCT
This window contains:
- a CDS encoding APC family permease, giving the protein MRDKIKHLLLGSPLPTRRFLHEKLGKARGLAAFSPDALSSIAYANQEIFIGLAVAGSIGLSYSMPIALAITILLSVVALSYFQTVHAYPSGGGSYTVARENLGTRLGLVAAAALIIDYILTAAVSLTAGAAAIASAFPELWPYRVEMSLLFLSIITLLNLRGLREMGLSMAIPVYLFLIGYMPMLAYGLGFLITHGTTPLTTATPKATQPLTPFLLLHTFSTGCTALTGIEAISNGVPAFKSPEAKNAGQTLIIMASLMSTLFLGSVGLTQALAVVPMSQETILSALARRLLGTNPLYFTVQAATMLILVVAANTSFAGFPRLAALLAVDGFMPRQLANLGDRLVFTNGILLLAAGTGALIVAFSGDTHALIPLFAIGAFLAYTLSQMGMVVHWRHARGRGWRLKAALNMAGALATGITLLVVCVSKFIEGAWITILLIPLLMLGFQRIHSHYQAVSSQLRLTGPFPPLPKPLPPLRVVVPVAGVNRATAYAIAYAKRISKDVTAVCVELEPGSGQRVLEQWKHWWPNVPLVVLQSPYRSVVEPFLRYLDEADRKRDDGQQAAVILPEWVPAHWWQSFLHNQTARLIKEALLYRRRRHGYQRVIIDVPYHLRR
- a CDS encoding NTPase; the protein is MGYGVILTGSPGVGKTTCVLKVVQSLKRSGVQVGGFYTQEVRVEGRRIGFKIVDVQSGREGWLAKINGGSGPRIGKYLVMLGDLNEIGVAALRKALTDPRVQVIVVDEVGPMEMVSDAFKKTVEEVTRRGNVFLFTVHWSMADRFAVKAREKAAITLIHLTYINRDEAPANILNIVNSFLRDRAE
- a CDS encoding tRNA (guanine(10)-N(2))-dimethyltransferase, which gives rise to MSTLLMKEGKATFTLPELAEAPTRRMKVFYNPVMEENRDISVLMLQHHQRSRSVKLAATDLMAGCGVRGLRWALEVRGMGRILLNDVNGLAVEVARRNVELNHQTSLVEVYNMEANQFLALHSSPRRRLDVVDVDPFGSPAPYVDSSVRALKSGGLLALTATDLAALTGAASKACYRRYGSRPLRTEYAFENAIRILVSFVSRVAAIHKMGFKPLLCYHRKHYVRVYGVLRYGAEEADGSLRNIGFILHCVQCRFREQSNSIVNGRCETCGSKLRLIGPLWLGEISNRDTVASILKDLERRRFRLKKHIKDMLTRMLGEYGMPPTHYVLDDLSSALRVKPPRLEEVIEKLRASGYRACRVHIPGNRLKTDAPVEFIKYVLRP
- a CDS encoding RlmE family RNA methyltransferase yields the protein MGRKSDAWLRERSRDYYRRKALEEGYRSRAAYKLIEAASKRPLLGRGFKILDLGSAPGGWLQVASEKTGRNGLAIGVDKRPIAPFKSRNVKIILMDVKNPQLTSVVLSTAKGKLHTVLSDLSPNISGVWETDSEVQMDLAETALRIAVETLKPGGCFFVKLFQGPRTREFYRSVKNLFEEVSYFKPKASKSRSSEMYIMAISFKPKASTRT
- a CDS encoding glucosamine-6-phosphate isomerase; its protein translation is MVDLPRFKGIPQRYVLTEEDMNRLLTMPPEEIDSWSPVKVVILPDVETLYRTFAKSIAEKIKANNERGELTKLILPVGPTPQYPILAEITNRERISWKNVWTFNMDEYLDWQGRPIPEDHPMSFKGFMKRNLFNLISEELRIPMNQAWFPDPFNPDAIDDKIRELGGVDTAYGGIGYHGHIAFNEPVDTYYVRLTPEEFKNSKTRVVELNSDTFVINSLCGIGGNPYGLPPRAVTIGMKPILEAKTIELYCDGGDLNWQLASFRIACMHPPTLDRPVTYVQEHPNPKETVTIYADARTAAPVKAAPK
- the metG gene encoding methionine--tRNA ligase subunit beta, encoding MVVDQIDITDFQRLDLRVGTVKEVERVPNTKKLYRIKVDLGELGVKQTVAGLVEYYQPDELLGKKIVFLSNLKPIKLAGETSEGMLLASERNGKVALLTVDRDVPDGSKIR
- a CDS encoding Lrp/AsnC family transcriptional regulator, translated to MAQKSGETVSGESGEAKPEEKAVVRKGVTEQEILELIRNSRDEGILQSELWKMVNADSREGSRAILRLEKKGLIVRRKELHQGRWTYRVISKLKFSSVDSIIDVPCAFCDLESKCGRAAILSPTRCERLTEWLEKLVNSG
- the nth gene encoding endonuclease III, producing MSSCLNSSSPSKPSNSMVALALKIIGENYGGKRFKLGLNPFEQLVATILSQNTSWKNVDRALNNLKRRGHLKPDDILALGPQRLSKVIRPAGLHIIKSRRIHQIALTVKKRFGGTLNGLMGMNIKEAREELMKLPGVGPKTADVFLAFTAGHPILPVDTHISRVSKRLRVTGEKAGYEEVKAALEAHVPPEDRVKTHIALIEFGRNVCRAVNPRCEICPVGDFCPSKS
- a CDS encoding UPF0280 family protein, which codes for MNMEGLYVKAYSFGESRGVVKSDKLEVIRDALSIIRHSRLELRKYLKRHPSFQYSLSPLNPLKDAPEVAVRMAEASTRAGVGPMAAVAGAIIDEALNGVMKYRPSTAIIENGGEVAVYSQTQLNVMIYAGPRTPIGRRLGFTLRKFPRGVGTSSATVGGGLTFGEADSVTVIAENAALADAAATSICNHVQGSNIPGSIEKGLNKAGDIEGLESVVIIRERHVGLAGKPLNLFLMKN